A section of the Rhea pennata isolate bPtePen1 chromosome 24, bPtePen1.pri, whole genome shotgun sequence genome encodes:
- the LOC134150638 gene encoding uromodulin-like 1: MLLTPDLTQFLPTPESHSYSQILMALTPERNSLPDVMNSRRSEEPFSNTETEEMFKTNEVTEEADGLVTILTLLDSQSSPLLSESRQRSVLQSDDVLLNGHAVVTDVCGSGNYTVQMSLRPATEASSEVHGPFPSQETYLVLITLQSNSSHPVLQIQSCCVTPMSRPEGPDATCCLFHRLPSECRHIQLLQSSQSKDASFTVQLFQMLNHSVAYLHCELNVCLRGKTGCEQDCFESVEMLPPPTNRNSYGNLHNLISFGPILRMKNRFLYKPVEGPDSAMLVPILLGSLTGFAVLGGVFLSLWLHHRQSTKNLHYPPLGEIQGL; this comes from the exons ATGCTTCTAACCCCAGATCTAACCCAGTTCCTTCCAACTCCAGAAAGCCACTCGTATTCTCAGATTCTGATGGCACTTACACCAGAGAGAAATTCTCTGCCGGATGTTATGAACAGTAGACGCTCAGAGGAGCCGTTCTCGAacacagaaacagaggaaatgtttaaaacaaatgaagtgaCTGAAGAAGCAGATGGCTTGGTAACCATCCTGACACTGCTGGATTCTCAGTCCAGCCCACTGCTGAGTGAATCACGCCAGAGAAGTGTTTTGCAGTCAGATGATGTCCTTCTGAATGG cCATGCAGTTGTGACTGATGTCTGTGGCTCTGGTAACTACACTGTACAGATGAGCCTGCGCCCTGCCACAGAAGCAAGCTCTGAGGTCCATGGACCATTTCCTTCCCAAGAGACTTACCTGGTTTTAATCACGCTGCAGAGTAACAGCAGCCACCCTGTGCTACAAATACAGTCATGCTGTGTGACCCCTATGAGCAGGCCAGAGGGACCAGATGCCACATGCTGTCTGTTCCACAG GTTGCCATCTGAATGCAGACACATCCAGTTACTGCAGAGCAGCCAGTCCAAAGATGCTAGCTTCACTGTCCAGCTGTTCCAGATGCTGAATCACTCAGTGGCCTATTTGCACTGTGAACTTAATGTCTGTCTGCGTGGCAAAACAGGGTGTGAACAG GACTGCTTTGAAAGTGTGGAGATGCTTCCCCCACCAACTAATAGGAACAGCTATGGAAACCTGCACAACCTGATCTCATTTGGTCCAATTTTGAGAATGAAAAACAGGTTTCTATATAAACCTGTGGAAG gtcCTGATTCTGCTATGCTGGTACCCATTCTGCTGGGATCCCTTACTGGTTTTGCTGTCCTGGGTGGTGTTTTCCTCAGCCTCTGGCTGCATCACAGACAGAGCACTAAAAACCTTCATTATCCACCACTTGGAGAAATCCAAGGCCTGTGA